The proteins below are encoded in one region of Nyctibius grandis isolate bNycGra1 chromosome 7, bNycGra1.pri, whole genome shotgun sequence:
- the LOC137665745 gene encoding LOW QUALITY PROTEIN: serine/threonine-protein kinase ULK4-like (The sequence of the model RefSeq protein was modified relative to this genomic sequence to represent the inferred CDS: inserted 1 base in 1 codon; substituted 1 base at 1 genomic stop codon), translating to MENFILYEEIGRGNKTVVYKGRRKGTINFVAILCTDKCKRAEITNWVRHEIRHKNIVTFYEWYETSNHLCLVVELCTGSSLETVIAQDEHLPEDVVREFVVDLVTGLYHIHKLGIIFCELTPGKILLEGPGTLKFSNFCLAKVDGENLEEFFALIRSEEGEGDVSESTPQRHLKNRFQGSPLYTAPEAIKGEDFSKASDLWSLGCLLYEMFSGRPPFXSDSFSELIEKILCEDPLPPRPEGSAFHKPSAEFVSLLDGLLQKDPQKRLNWTDLLQHPFWTGSLSHCGGDSAGSQGTSSSSEETVSSVSWSAKEPVDTHKNLDNLSSSRANKKLPSNSFKIVETQPELHPKSAVDGESNESIFLLSSCPTPRTSIAVEVSDATTAPIQNSPQRDSCLKKAKNMCSSQQDMESTLKELIYTESDLIITPIIDNAKIMKQVPVRFDLKTLHIPTYSAEKXSSMTDMDWNDFLQRMCSLLDSAEKNTGAARSKLNLLDYLCTVAVHKEVASRLISSQLFPILIQQLRAAANWDIRAKVARVIGLLALHTSELGENVPVSEVNVTLFLLHEVKSGFECNGCLNMKINC from the exons ATGGAGAACTTCATTCTGTATGAAGAGATCGGAAGAGGAAATAAGACAGTTGTTtataaaggaagaagaaagggaacaaTTAATTTTGTTGCCATTCTTTGCACTGATAAATGCAAAAGAGCTGAAATAACAAACTGg GTTCGTCATGAAATCAGACACAAGAATATAGTGACATTTTATGAATGGTATGAAACAAGCAACCATCTTTGTCTTGTAGTGGAATTATGCACAG GTAGTTCTCTAGAAACTGTTATTGCTCAAGATGAACACCTACCTGAAGATGTAGTGAGAGAATTTGTTGTTGATTTGGTTACTGGTTTATACCATATTCATAAGCTTGGAATTATCTTTTGTGAACTGACACCTGGAAAG ATTCTGCTGGAAGGCCCTGGCACTTTGAAATTCAGTAATTTTTGCTTGGCTAAAGTGGATGGCGAAAACTTGGAagaattttttgctttaattcgATCTGAAGAAGGTGAAGGAGATGTCAGTGAAAGCACTCCACAAAGACACCTGAAAAATAGGTTTCAAG GCTCTCCGTTATACACAGCTCCAGAAGCAATAAAGGGAGAAGACTTCTCCAAAGCCAGTGATCTGTGGTCCTTGGGATGTTTACTTTATGAGATGTTCTCAG GAAGACCACCAT TATCAGACAGCTTTTCTGAATTAATTGAAAAGATTTTATGTGAAGATCCATTGCCACCTAGACCAGAGG GTTCTGCTTTTCACAAACCTTCTGCTGAGTTTGTTAGTTTGCTTGATGGCTTGCTTCAAAAGGATCCTCAGAAAAG GCTGAACTGGACAGACCTATTGCAGCATCCGTTCTGGACAGGATCCCTCAGCCATTGTGGTGGTGATTCTGCAGGCAGCCAGGGCACAAGCTCAAG CAGTGAAGAGACAGTGTCATCTGTGTCTTGGAGTGCCAAAGAGCCAGTGGATACTCATAAAAATCTAGATAACCTGTCATCCTcaagagcaaataaaaagctACCAAGCAATTCTTTCAAAATAG tagaaACTCAGCCTGAATTGCACCCAAAAAGTGCAGTTGATGGTGAATCAAATGAATCAATATTTCTTCTCAG TTCCTGTCCCACTCCTAGAACTAGCATTGCAGTAGAAGTAAGCGATGCTACTACTGCCCCAATCCAAAATTCTCCACAAAGAGATTCATGCTTGAAAAAG GCTAAAAATATGTGCTCAAGTCAGCAGGATATGGAGTCAACATTGAAAGAGCTCATTTACACTGAATCTGATCTTATCATAACACCAATCATTGACAATGCAAAg ataatGAAGCAGGTGCCAGTTAGATTTGACTTGAAAACTTTGCATATACCAACATATTCAG CTGAGAAGTGATCATCTATGACAGACATGGACTGGAATGACTTCTTGCAACGAATGTGTTCCCTGCTTGATTCTGCTGAGAAGAATACAGGAGCAGCACGTTCTAAACTGAACTTATTGGACTATCTGTGTACTGTGGCTGTCCACAAGGAAGTTGCAAGCAGGCTAATTAGCTCTCAGCTG TTTCCTATATTGATTCAGCAGCTGCGTGCAGCCGCCAATTGGGATAT ACGGGCCAAAGTTGCTCGAGTGATTGGTTTACTGGCGTTACACACATCTGAACTTGGAGAAAATGTACCTGTTTCTGAG GTGAATGTGACATTATTTCTACTTCATGAGGTGAAATCAGGATTCGAATGTAATGGGTGTTTGAACATGAAAATTAACTGCTGA